One Dreissena polymorpha isolate Duluth1 chromosome 9, UMN_Dpol_1.0, whole genome shotgun sequence genomic window carries:
- the LOC127846258 gene encoding uncharacterized protein LOC127846258, producing the protein YPTAPVKSTSNPLPANCYSPDGTDCSWYRDCLESQHYNMFDNNGQLWIDAVRKCLQIALVPLIRQYKTVSCSEIKQTAFESHSRCYTSLFPGAPSICFIGARNIFQVFVTIKSAFTNGYKATRDQLLETAAQEGSRHTVNVNKARKSTEIPIQLHLWSESLSILAEFR; encoded by the exons TACCCTACTGCTCCTGTGAAGTCAACGTCCAATCCACTGCCCGCCAATTGTTACAGCCCTGATGGAACTGATTGTTCCTGGTACAGGGACTGTTTGGAG AGTCAACACTACAACATGTTTGACAACAACGGTCAATTGTGGATTGACGCTGTTAGAAAATGTCTACAGATAGCCCTTGTACCACTAATTCGACAGTATAAGACTGTAAGTTGTTCGGAAATCAAGCAGACTGCATTTGAAAGCCATTCTCGATGCTATACAAGCCTCTTTCCCGGTGCTCCGTCTATATGCTTCATCGGTGCCAGGAACATATTTCAGGTTTTTGTGACAATAAAATCAGCGTTTACCAATGGCTACAAAGCAACACGAGATCAACTTCTAGAGACGGCAGCACA AGAGGGTAGTCGACAtactgtaaatgtaaacaaagcCCGAAAATCAACAGAGATTCCAATACAGCTTCACCTGTGGTCCGAGTCACTCAGCATCTTGGCCGAATTTAGATAA